A genomic window from Solanum stenotomum isolate F172 chromosome 10, ASM1918654v1, whole genome shotgun sequence includes:
- the LOC125842452 gene encoding APO protein 1, chloroplastic — protein sequence MLQHISALTNTPWWLSQNGACPGVVVYKKPLQWAYQLPLKFDHKYNVTGPRRQGTFLCTDRRHPQGRNSKKREAVQQNVDLPPVLPKQKKKPFPVPLKKIQQAAKADKKLAEFGIEKKLEPPKNGLLVPGLIPSAYELLDDWKVLIKGLAQLLHFIPVHACSECSQIHVAQNGHEIQDCLGPTNSTRRSFHSWVKGSINDVLIPIESYHMYDPFGTRIKHETRFNYDRIPAVVELCIQAGVDLPGYPSRRRTKPIRMIGKKVIDIGGLVEEPRPSVDTNSAIMDLDTHRSFERFAPPLESEVPRIAQETIDAYEKVKWGVTKLMKKYTVKACGYCSEVHVGPWGHNAKLCGEFKHQWRDGKHGWQDATVDEVFPPNYVWHVQDPKGTPLRSALKRFYGKAPAVVEVCMQAGAQIPQKYKPMMRLDIVLPESEESRLVA from the exons ATGCTACAACATATTTCAGCTCTGACTAATACTCCATGGTGGCTATCTCAAAATG GTGCTTGCCCTGGCGTGGTTGTGTATAAGAAGCCTCTGCAATGGGCTTATCAACTTCCGCTGAAG TTTGATCATAAATATAATGTAACTGGTCCAAGAAGACAAGGGACCTTTCTTTGTACTGATAGGAGGCATCCCCAAGGTCGAAACTCTAAGAAACGTGAAGCTGTGCAGCAGAATGTGGATCTTCCCCCAGTCCTGCCCAAGCAAAAGAAGAAGCCATTTCCTGTACCTCTGAAGAAAATTCAGCAGGCTGCGAAGGCTGATAAGAAGTTGGCTGAGTTTGGAATAGAAAAGAAGCTTGAACCCCCTAAAAATGGATTGCTTGTGCCTGGCCTAATTCCCTCAGCTTATGAATTGTTAGATGATTGGAAAGTTTTGATTAAGGGACTTGCACAGCTGCTCCACTTTATTCCTGTCCATGCTTGTAG TGAATGCTCACAAATCCATGTTGCTCAAAATGGTCATGAGATTCAGGATTGCCTTGGCCCAACCAACAGTACCCGCAGAAGCTTCCACTCCTGGGTGAAGGGATCAATTAATGATGTACTAATTCCTATCGAGTCATACCATATGTATGATCCTTTTGGCACACGCATTAAGCATGAGACACGATTCAACTACGACAGAATTCCGGCAGTTGTAGAACTTTGCATCCAAGCTGGCGTGGATCTGCCAGGATATCCTTCACGGAGAAGGACCAAACCCATCAGAATGATAGGAAAGAAAGTGATCGACATAGGTGGATTAGTTGAGGAGCCTAGACCCTCCGTAGACACAAATTCGGCTATTATGGACCTTGATACCCATCGGTCTTTTGAACGTTTTGCTCCACCATTGGAGTCAGAGGTGCCACGTATTGCCCAGGAGACGATTGATGCATATGAGAAAGTGAAATGGGGGGTGACAAAGTTGATGAAGAAGTACACTGTCAAAGCTTGTGGTTACTGTTCAGAGGTTCATGTGGGGCCTTGGGGTCACAATGCTAAGCTCTGCGGTGAATTCAAACACCAATGGCGGGATGGGAAACATGGCTGGCAAGATGCAACAGTGGATGAGGTATTTCCCCCTAATTATGTGTGGCATGTTCAAGATCCAAAAGGAACCCCATTGAGGAGTGCATTGAAGAGGTTCTATGGGAAGGCTCCCGCTGTGGTTGAAGTTTGTATGCAGGCTGGTGCTCAAATACCTCAGAAGTATAAGCCTATGATGAGGCTAGACATTGTGCTCCCTGAAAGTGAAGAAAGTCGCCTAGTCGCATAA